From one Bacteroides eggerthii genomic stretch:
- a CDS encoding DUF6531 domain-containing protein: MSDVFKNIADAAGSSSVRRGFADLFSASKAALDEIQAGLGGILPSMPGMPVAKFGDLSIGIDMHPTVTPPSPIMPVPHVGKVYDLMADLMAGMAAAMPSAADGVAGVACNILKSMAPSVKVHNQWIAQAGIGIVHLPAFVLHPAPLVSGMSESEMWMGSSTVLADGAPCSSLTHPALSCNIVGIPTIPRKGKPRKVSKALLAPTSMLSTITSVGNPVIVGGPPTIDVFALAMKLGLKGLSKFGKKISHLLHGLIDKAGLNPRLARILKKTACIIFGEPVDAATGRVYHTNVDFELPGPIPVVWERTYYSDAAVDGPLGYNWHHSYNLGIRQLEEGAFAFRHADGRESFLPALKLGESHFDRREQLAWTLDDRGYMLTDIRGLQYRFDGPENRSGYRMVSGISTKDGFRIRFEYASGGRLAGIISSRGEFLKVETDESGRVLCVSVHQDGEEVKLVRYRYDDRGDMVETIDALDVSKHFVYSGGHLLVQLTNQGGMSFHWEYEGKGENARCVHTWGDGGVMEYFIRYGKGYTHIRNGENAETEYYYGEDKLIYKIVDANGGITRRQYNSFQELEVTVNPEGYTHKTSYNEFGQPVRITDENGEDTFLDYDGNRNLVSLYTPGGKRLSWDYDGLDRVVSRTTPGGETVKYAYEGGVLRTITDGQGRVYTLTFNDRYDLELLQFPNGLFRRWEYDGRGRLVQAVDVKGNVTRYAYDRADNLVRLEEPDGNVHRFEYDAMGNMVHASDNIREVRFTYGALGVLKSREQERHHITFGYNSELQLRRIGNEAGDNYFFELDGLGLVVTETGFDGMRREYERDGAGRVTRVNRPGGKWTEYQYDGLDNILKEEQYDGEVSLYTYDKDGMLVKAKNSENLLEFTRDRKTGLVTEERQGEYTVSRTYDGEGSCTRITSSLGADIRHTYDREGNLQTMQAGEGWQASWVRDNTGLEVQRTFSGGVTVCTERDCFGREVRKSVRSGGIERGAYRYEWGIANRLLSKENELTGTVMRYDYDRFDFLIRQEITQGSETDVIYRVPDFVGNLFGTPDRKDRKYGAGGRLLEDPDCFYHYDDEGNLIFREFKRLQETGVRYDRKRMEKERGVRCLATGTGWLYEWSSNGMLKKVIRPDGRPVEFRYDALGRRTAKQYLSKVTRWVWDGNVPLHEWSYKIPDMQPDKEENVPSKEPTENITTWVFEAGTFVPMAKIQHGKQYSIVSDYLGTPIQMFDEHGNKTWDCILDIYGEIATFFEGHSLNECPFRYQGQYEDEETNLYYNRFRYYSPKTGSYLLQDPIGLVGNNPTLYGYVYDTNSWLDPFGLTAEIYKLVATKSGYYDVYEWGSDTPVGKTWLNEGDIWKIGETADFRRRKNGSEIQNRYSKKWLDNNKLDYQPLQRSPNKSAKPSFQNFETSRIKKFEKRFGKKPAGNKCYH, translated from the coding sequence ATGTCAGATGTGTTCAAGAATATAGCTGACGCCGCCGGTAGCAGCAGCGTCAGACGGGGTTTTGCCGACCTTTTTTCAGCCTCCAAGGCGGCTTTGGACGAGATTCAGGCGGGTCTGGGCGGAATCCTTCCTTCCATGCCGGGTATGCCTGTCGCCAAGTTCGGCGACCTGTCCATCGGGATAGACATGCATCCTACCGTTACCCCTCCCTCTCCCATCATGCCTGTGCCTCATGTAGGCAAGGTGTACGACCTCATGGCAGACCTCATGGCCGGCATGGCGGCTGCCATGCCGTCTGCGGCTGATGGAGTGGCCGGAGTGGCGTGCAACATCCTCAAGAGCATGGCTCCGTCGGTCAAGGTTCATAACCAGTGGATTGCGCAGGCAGGTATCGGCATCGTGCATCTGCCGGCATTTGTATTGCATCCGGCTCCGTTGGTCAGCGGTATGTCCGAGTCGGAGATGTGGATGGGCAGTTCCACTGTCCTGGCGGACGGTGCGCCCTGTTCCTCCCTCACACATCCGGCACTCTCATGCAACATTGTGGGAATACCGACGATTCCCCGCAAGGGGAAGCCCAGGAAGGTGAGCAAGGCCCTGCTTGCCCCCACTTCCATGCTCTCCACCATCACATCCGTAGGAAATCCCGTGATTGTGGGAGGACCGCCTACCATTGATGTGTTTGCGCTGGCGATGAAACTGGGGCTGAAAGGATTGTCAAAGTTCGGAAAAAAAATATCCCATCTGCTGCATGGATTGATAGACAAGGCGGGATTGAATCCCCGGCTTGCCAGGATTCTCAAGAAAACAGCTTGCATCATATTCGGTGAGCCGGTGGACGCTGCTACGGGCAGGGTCTATCACACCAATGTGGACTTCGAGCTTCCGGGTCCGATTCCCGTCGTATGGGAACGTACCTATTACAGTGATGCCGCCGTGGACGGTCCGTTGGGATACAATTGGCACCACAGCTACAATCTGGGAATACGGCAGCTGGAGGAAGGGGCGTTCGCATTCCGTCATGCTGACGGACGGGAGTCCTTCCTGCCTGCGCTGAAACTTGGAGAATCCCATTTTGACCGCAGGGAACAGCTGGCATGGACACTCGATGACCGGGGTTACATGCTTACGGACATCCGGGGGTTGCAATACCGTTTTGACGGTCCTGAAAACCGCTCCGGTTACCGCATGGTATCGGGCATTTCCACGAAGGACGGATTCCGGATCCGCTTCGAATACGCTTCGGGGGGAAGGCTGGCAGGAATCATATCCTCACGGGGAGAATTCCTGAAGGTGGAAACCGACGAGTCGGGACGGGTACTCTGCGTATCCGTACATCAGGACGGTGAGGAGGTGAAGCTGGTCCGTTACCGTTACGATGACCGGGGCGACATGGTGGAAACCATTGACGCGTTGGATGTCAGCAAGCATTTCGTCTATTCCGGCGGACACCTGCTGGTACAGCTTACCAACCAAGGGGGCATGTCCTTCCATTGGGAATATGAAGGTAAGGGAGAGAATGCCCGCTGTGTGCATACATGGGGCGATGGAGGCGTGATGGAATATTTCATCCGTTACGGCAAGGGATATACCCATATCCGTAACGGGGAAAATGCCGAAACCGAATATTATTACGGTGAGGACAAACTCATCTACAAGATAGTGGATGCCAACGGGGGAATTACCCGCCGCCAGTACAACAGCTTTCAAGAGCTGGAGGTCACGGTCAACCCCGAAGGCTACACCCATAAGACTTCCTACAACGAATTCGGCCAGCCGGTCCGGATAACGGACGAGAACGGCGAGGACACCTTTCTGGACTACGACGGCAACCGCAACCTCGTCTCGCTCTACACTCCGGGCGGAAAGAGGCTTTCATGGGACTATGACGGACTGGACCGCGTCGTCAGCCGGACCACACCGGGCGGAGAGACAGTGAAATATGCCTACGAGGGAGGCGTGTTGCGTACCATAACGGACGGACAGGGCCGGGTTTACACGCTCACGTTCAACGACAGGTACGACCTGGAGCTGCTGCAGTTCCCCAACGGGCTGTTCCGCCGGTGGGAGTACGACGGCAGGGGAAGGCTTGTGCAGGCGGTGGATGTGAAAGGCAATGTTACCCGTTATGCCTACGACCGTGCGGACAACCTGGTACGGCTGGAAGAACCGGACGGCAACGTGCACCGGTTTGAGTACGATGCCATGGGGAACATGGTACATGCCAGCGACAACATCCGCGAGGTCAGGTTCACCTATGGGGCACTGGGAGTACTGAAAAGCCGCGAGCAGGAACGGCACCACATCACCTTCGGCTACAACAGCGAGTTGCAGCTCCGGCGCATCGGCAACGAGGCGGGCGACAACTATTTCTTCGAGCTGGACGGGCTGGGACTGGTCGTTACGGAAACCGGCTTCGACGGTATGCGGCGTGAGTACGAGCGCGACGGTGCGGGCCGTGTCACCCGTGTGAACCGTCCCGGAGGAAAATGGACGGAATACCAGTATGATGGACTGGACAATATCCTGAAGGAGGAACAGTATGACGGGGAGGTCTCCCTCTACACGTACGACAAGGACGGCATGCTTGTCAAGGCGAAGAACAGCGAGAACCTGCTGGAGTTCACCCGTGACAGGAAGACGGGACTGGTTACCGAGGAAAGGCAGGGAGAATACACCGTCAGCCGTACCTATGACGGCGAAGGCAGCTGTACCCGCATCACCAGCAGTCTGGGAGCGGACATCCGTCATACCTATGACCGAGAGGGTAATTTGCAGACCATGCAGGCGGGCGAAGGCTGGCAGGCATCATGGGTGCGTGACAACACGGGATTGGAGGTGCAGCGCACCTTCTCCGGTGGCGTAACAGTCTGCACCGAGCGCGACTGTTTCGGGCGCGAGGTGCGCAAGTCGGTTCGGTCGGGAGGCATCGAGCGTGGAGCATACCGCTATGAGTGGGGGATTGCCAACCGACTGCTTTCTAAGGAGAACGAGCTGACGGGAACGGTCATGCGCTACGACTATGACCGTTTCGACTTCCTCATCCGGCAGGAAATTACCCAGGGTTCGGAAACGGACGTGATTTACCGCGTACCGGACTTCGTGGGCAACCTCTTCGGGACTCCGGACAGGAAGGACCGCAAATACGGTGCCGGGGGAAGACTGCTGGAGGACCCGGATTGTTTCTATCACTACGATGATGAAGGGAACCTCATTTTCCGTGAGTTCAAACGGTTGCAGGAAACGGGCGTAAGGTACGATCGCAAGCGCATGGAGAAGGAGCGCGGCGTCCGCTGTCTAGCTACAGGTACGGGATGGCTCTACGAGTGGAGTTCCAATGGTATGCTAAAGAAGGTTATACGTCCGGACGGAAGACCGGTGGAGTTCCGCTACGATGCGCTGGGACGCCGCACCGCCAAGCAATATCTCAGTAAGGTCACACGCTGGGTGTGGGACGGAAACGTGCCTTTACATGAGTGGAGCTACAAAATTCCCGATATGCAGCCGGATAAGGAAGAAAACGTTCCGTCAAAAGAGCCGACAGAGAATATTACCACCTGGGTATTTGAAGCAGGCACATTTGTACCAATGGCGAAGATACAGCATGGCAAGCAATATTCCATCGTGTCTGACTATTTGGGAACACCCATCCAGATGTTCGACGAACATGGAAATAAGACATGGGACTGTATACTGGATATTTATGGGGAAATTGCAACTTTTTTTGAAGGACATTCTTTGAATGAGTGTCCGTTCAGGTATCAGGGGCAGTATGAGGATGAAGAAACAAATCTATACTACAACCGTTTCCGTTATTACTCTCCTAAAACAGGAAGCTATCTGTTGCAAGACCCAATTGGTTTAGTCGGAAACAATCCAACTCTTTATGGATATGTTTATGACACCAATAGTTGGTTAGACCCATTTGGACTTACAGCCGAAATATATAAATTGGTTGCAACAAAGAGCGGTTATTATGATGTGTATGAATGGGGAAGCGATACCCCTGTTGGTAAAACGTGGTTAAATGAAGGCGATATTTGGAAAATAGGAGAAACCGCAGATTTCAGAAGAAGGAAAAACGGCTCAGAAATTCAAAACAGATATAGCAAAAAATGGTTAGATAATAACAAATTAGATTATCAACCATTACAGCGTTCTCCAAATAAATCTGCAAAACCTTCTTTCCAAAATTTTGAAACAAGCCGTATAAAGAAGTTTGAAAAACGATTTGGTAAAAAGCCAGCAGGTAATAAATGTTATCATTGA
- a CDS encoding AAA family ATPase translates to MSRIKIKNFGPLKETASVTDGWIDIKKVTVFTGNQGSGKSTVAKLVSTFTWMEKVLTRGDFKEKEFTASKFKNKYCGYHRISNYFIKEQTEIFYEGDSYKFTYTKQGELVMEKNENALDSYALPQIMYVPAERNFISMVNKPDLIKDLPDALLGFLTEYDKAKQRIKSSLELPINHAQLEYNKQNDIVYVKGEDYKVKLMEASSGFQSIVPLYLVSLHLSESVKSQANSAQKMSSDEAKRFEAEVANIWNTPNLTDEQRRIALSAVSARFNKSAFVNIVEEPEQNLYPESQWMIMKQLLAFNNALETNRLVVTTHSPYLINSLTVAVKAGMLLTVDNLSCEVQERINAIYPIEAAIHPDEIAIYEFNEIEGTVTVLDTYHGLPSDENFLNRMLERTNEDFADLLEIQQEL, encoded by the coding sequence ATGAGTAGAATCAAGATTAAAAACTTCGGTCCGTTGAAAGAAACAGCATCTGTAACGGACGGATGGATAGATATAAAGAAAGTAACCGTTTTTACGGGTAACCAGGGTAGCGGTAAAAGTACGGTTGCCAAACTGGTTTCCACCTTTACATGGATGGAGAAGGTCTTGACACGGGGTGATTTCAAGGAGAAAGAATTTACCGCCTCCAAGTTCAAGAACAAGTATTGCGGTTACCATCGTATTTCCAATTATTTCATAAAGGAACAGACTGAGATTTTCTACGAAGGGGATTCTTACAAGTTTACCTACACGAAGCAAGGCGAACTTGTCATGGAAAAGAATGAGAATGCATTGGACAGCTATGCCCTTCCTCAAATCATGTATGTTCCTGCCGAACGGAATTTCATCAGCATGGTCAACAAACCGGATCTGATTAAGGATTTGCCGGATGCCTTGCTAGGTTTTCTTACGGAATATGACAAAGCCAAACAACGCATTAAGAGTAGTCTGGAACTGCCTATCAATCATGCTCAACTGGAATATAACAAACAAAATGACATTGTTTATGTCAAAGGTGAGGACTATAAGGTGAAGTTGATGGAAGCGTCCAGCGGATTCCAATCCATCGTACCGCTTTATTTGGTTTCTTTACATTTGTCCGAATCTGTAAAAAGTCAGGCGAATAGTGCCCAGAAGATGAGCAGCGATGAAGCGAAACGCTTCGAAGCGGAAGTTGCGAATATATGGAACACACCGAACCTTACAGACGAGCAACGGAGGATTGCCCTTTCAGCCGTTTCTGCCAGATTCAACAAATCGGCATTTGTCAACATTGTAGAAGAACCGGAACAAAACCTTTATCCGGAATCGCAATGGATGATAATGAAACAGTTGCTGGCTTTTAACAATGCTTTGGAAACAAACCGTTTGGTGGTTACAACACATAGCCCATACCTTATTAATAGCCTGACCGTCGCTGTCAAAGCCGGTATGCTGTTGACTGTAGATAATCTTTCCTGTGAGGTACAAGAAAGGATAAATGCTATTTATCCCATAGAAGCTGCCATACACCCTGACGAAATCGCTATTTACGAGTTCAACGAGATAGAAGGGACGGTAACAGTACTGGACACATATCATGGGCTTCCTTCCGATGAGAACTTCCTCAACAGGATGCTGGAGAGAACAAACGAAGATTTTGCCGATTTATTGGAAATACAACAGGAATTATGA
- a CDS encoding transposase, giving the protein MAKIVNISEIHPTLGFTEFDILEKYRKSFNESELGKLHSVFPFECMAKAAGLSARRLGRRNRFSPSAKIALMVLKAYTGFSDRQLVEHLNGNIHYQIFCGIMIPPSLPITNFKIISAIRNEIASRLDIDSFQELLASHWKPYLDNLHVCMTDATCYESHMRFPTDMKLLWESLEWLYRHICRHCRELGIRRPRNKYRNVAESYLSYCKKRKRRASRTRMLKRRMIKLLEKLLSQRDGIHSEYGALLRYTQDYHKRLSIIRKVLVQEKEMFEGRKVSDRIVSIDRHYVRPIVRGKETKSVEFGAKVNNIQIDGISFIEHLSFKAFNEGIRLKDCIRMQQKLMNVRVRCVAADSIYANNANRKFCTKYGISTSFVRKGRAAKDEPLRKVLRSELSKERATRLEGSFGTQKQHYSLSRIKAGNRKTEILWIFFGIHTANAILMIEKIRNKTAKAA; this is encoded by the coding sequence ATGGCAAAGATAGTGAATATTTCAGAAATTCACCCTACTTTGGGTTTTACAGAATTTGATATTCTGGAAAAATACCGCAAGAGTTTTAATGAGAGTGAGCTTGGCAAGCTTCATTCAGTCTTTCCGTTTGAATGTATGGCAAAAGCCGCAGGCCTGTCGGCCCGGCGCCTGGGACGCAGGAACAGATTCAGTCCTTCCGCAAAGATCGCCCTTATGGTCCTGAAGGCATACACCGGATTCTCCGACAGGCAACTGGTGGAACATCTGAACGGGAACATACACTACCAGATTTTCTGTGGAATTATGATTCCCCCGTCCCTTCCCATAACCAACTTCAAGATAATCAGTGCCATCCGTAATGAGATAGCATCCCGCCTTGACATTGATTCTTTCCAGGAGCTCCTGGCTTCACACTGGAAACCTTATCTTGATAACCTTCACGTCTGCATGACCGATGCCACATGCTATGAAAGCCACATGCGTTTTCCTACGGACATGAAACTCCTTTGGGAAAGCCTCGAATGGCTCTACAGGCATATATGCCGGCATTGCAGGGAGCTGGGCATAAGGCGTCCGCGCAACAAATACAGGAATGTGGCGGAATCCTATCTGTCCTACTGCAAGAAAAGAAAGAGGAGAGCTTCAAGGACAAGAATGCTTAAGCGCCGTATGATCAAGCTTCTTGAAAAGCTCCTCAGTCAAAGGGATGGGATCCATAGCGAGTACGGTGCTTTACTCCGATATACCCAGGATTATCATAAGCGTCTTTCCATCATCAGAAAGGTGCTTGTACAAGAAAAGGAAATGTTTGAAGGGCGGAAAGTCAGTGACCGCATCGTCAGCATTGACCGTCATTATGTACGTCCCATCGTCAGAGGCAAGGAAACCAAGTCCGTCGAGTTTGGTGCAAAGGTCAATAATATACAGATAGACGGCATATCGTTCATAGAACACCTCTCGTTCAAGGCATTCAATGAGGGTATACGCTTGAAGGACTGTATCCGTATGCAGCAGAAGCTTATGAATGTAAGGGTAAGATGTGTGGCTGCCGATTCCATATATGCCAATAATGCCAACAGAAAGTTCTGTACAAAATATGGGATATCCACATCCTTTGTGCGCAAGGGAAGGGCGGCCAAAGATGAGCCTTTGAGGAAGGTGCTTAGAAGCGAACTCTCAAAAGAAAGGGCAACACGGCTTGAAGGAAGCTTCGGCACTCAAAAGCAACATTACTCGCTCTCAAGGATAAAGGCCGGAAACAGGAAGACGGAAATACTGTGGATTTTCTTTGGAATACATACGGCAAATGCCATACTGATGATAGAAAAAATCAGAAACAAAACAGCTAAAGCAGCATGA
- a CDS encoding TetR/AcrR family transcriptional regulator has product MKGVKGSETKRLIREAAYKQFLTKDYNTVPLKEIEKSLNLSRGCMSYHYPSKQELFIDVIDFYIFHKQDAKNKFKDISHTSLLEFIDYYIKKVEETMNAMRIYLIEKEKTNITRAYLNLILQAEYFYPGFNEAFNEITNKEIKLWERIFVKAVETKEIRSDVNPSTLALTFRILLFGKCFQDALVNGLRIEELKVVLYNQYELIKN; this is encoded by the coding sequence ATGAAAGGAGTAAAAGGCTCAGAAACAAAAAGATTAATCAGGGAAGCTGCATACAAACAGTTTCTGACAAAAGATTACAACACGGTTCCCCTGAAGGAGATAGAAAAAAGTCTGAATTTATCAAGAGGATGTATGTCATATCATTATCCAAGCAAGCAAGAACTGTTTATTGATGTGATTGATTTTTACATTTTTCACAAACAAGATGCCAAAAATAAGTTCAAGGACATTTCTCACACCTCTCTGCTTGAATTTATTGATTATTACATAAAGAAGGTGGAGGAAACGATGAATGCAATGAGGATCTATCTCATAGAAAAAGAGAAGACCAATATTACACGTGCATATCTTAACTTGATTTTGCAGGCAGAATATTTCTATCCGGGATTTAACGAGGCTTTCAACGAAATAACAAATAAGGAGATTAAATTATGGGAAAGAATATTTGTGAAGGCTGTTGAAACAAAAGAAATAAGATCCGATGTTAATCCTTCTACATTGGCTTTGACATTTCGAATCCTGCTGTTTGGAAAATGTTTTCAGGATGCATTGGTGAATGGATTGCGAATAGAAGAACTGAAAGTAGTTCTTTATAATCAATATGAACTAATTAAAAATTGA
- a CDS encoding StlD/DarB family beta-ketosynthase, translated as MKKDVFITGLASFFPNSPVSNDEMEEFLGLISGKHSKVQRIVLKQNGIKRRYYALNKNQEITHTNAEMAMLAIRKLLALTNKSQKDIELLACATATPDQILPSHASMVHGLWEEPVEIFSSAGVCLSCLQALKIAYLSIAASEKQNAICSTSELVSAMLLSKNFDIEYERCCNLGTNPYMALEKDFLRFMLSDGASCALLENHPGEKGVSLKIEWIEMDSYANETPTCMFAGAVRREDGELKSWKSFESQELVDESLMVIKQDIKLLGTKLMPLWIRHIKSCLNKHGMTPDDVDYVIPHSSSMVIYGNLIEAMKNESFELYKREWFTNLTWVGNIGSSAILAALDEFCSTRKLKSGEKILLLVPESGRFSYGTVLLSVV; from the coding sequence ATGAAGAAAGATGTTTTTATTACTGGGCTTGCAAGCTTCTTTCCGAACTCTCCTGTTTCCAATGATGAAATGGAAGAGTTCTTGGGACTCATTTCTGGAAAACATTCCAAAGTGCAACGGATAGTTTTAAAGCAAAATGGAATTAAACGGCGATACTATGCCTTAAACAAAAATCAAGAAATCACACATACAAATGCAGAAATGGCGATGCTGGCTATACGTAAGTTGCTGGCATTGACCAATAAGAGCCAAAAGGACATTGAGTTGCTTGCTTGTGCTACTGCGACCCCTGATCAGATTCTGCCTTCTCATGCGTCTATGGTACATGGGCTTTGGGAAGAACCTGTTGAAATATTCTCTTCTGCTGGAGTTTGTCTGTCTTGTCTGCAAGCTCTGAAAATAGCTTATTTGAGCATAGCTGCATCAGAAAAACAGAATGCAATATGCAGCACATCTGAATTGGTGTCAGCAATGCTTTTATCCAAAAACTTCGATATCGAATATGAAAGATGCTGCAATTTGGGCACCAATCCATATATGGCTTTGGAAAAGGACTTCCTGCGCTTTATGTTAAGCGATGGTGCGAGTTGTGCATTATTGGAAAATCATCCGGGAGAAAAGGGCGTATCTTTAAAGATTGAATGGATAGAAATGGATTCATATGCCAATGAAACCCCTACCTGTATGTTTGCCGGAGCTGTCCGGAGGGAGGACGGTGAACTGAAAAGCTGGAAATCTTTTGAAAGTCAGGAATTGGTCGATGAGTCCCTTATGGTTATTAAACAGGACATTAAACTTTTAGGGACGAAGTTGATGCCGTTATGGATTAGACATATTAAATCATGTCTGAATAAACATGGCATGACTCCTGACGATGTGGATTATGTAATACCTCACTCTTCGTCAATGGTTATTTATGGTAATCTCATTGAAGCGATGAAAAACGAGAGTTTTGAATTGTACAAACGAGAGTGGTTTACCAATCTTACCTGGGTGGGAAATATCGGATCGTCAGCAATACTGGCTGCCTTGGATGAGTTCTGTTCTACCCGTAAACTCAAATCCGGTGAAAAAATACTGCTGCTTGTCCCTGAAAGCGGACGCTTTTCTTATGGAACAGTGCTATTAAGTGTCGTATAA
- a CDS encoding TetR/AcrR family transcriptional regulator encodes MDPNLKQRIIEEAYRLFITKGMKQTSFCDVAVAVHKSKGAVIHYFPSKKKLIDAVVRMRFFPDSQISCEMYSLADKDWNEFLRQYRNPIERVINSFPEHLNGNLLICYMQFVSSAHEYMDEFPQMYQQLLVREQDFLSNVAYGHKISLKDAKAFSRQALNTSIGKTFLGMFSEI; translated from the coding sequence ATGGACCCGAATTTGAAACAGCGGATTATAGAGGAGGCATACAGGTTATTCATCACAAAAGGAATGAAGCAGACCTCATTCTGTGATGTGGCTGTTGCCGTGCATAAATCCAAAGGGGCTGTCATACACTACTTTCCTTCCAAAAAGAAACTGATTGATGCGGTTGTCAGAATGCGTTTTTTCCCCGACTCGCAGATTTCTTGTGAAATGTATTCTTTGGCTGACAAGGATTGGAATGAGTTTTTAAGGCAATACAGGAATCCGATAGAACGGGTGATAAACAGTTTTCCCGAACATCTGAATGGCAATCTCCTGATATGTTATATGCAGTTTGTTTCCTCCGCCCATGAATATATGGACGAATTTCCACAAATGTATCAGCAACTTCTTGTCCGGGAACAGGACTTTCTTTCCAATGTGGCTTATGGTCATAAAATAAGTTTGAAGGATGCCAAGGCGTTCAGCAGACAGGCATTGAACACTTCTATTGGTAAGACTTTCTTGGGGATGTTCTCAGAAATTTAG